A segment of the Acidobacteriota bacterium genome:
TCGGCGTAGAGACGCCCTCAAGACGATGGCGGTGGGCTCTTCCGGTCTGGTCCGGTTGGCCGTGTCGGCGCCGGTGGCGGGATCCGCCCCGGGAGCGGCCGCGGCAGCGGCTCAAGGCGCGGGCGGGGCTTGGACGCCCGGTTTTCTGACGCCGGATCAGGGCGAGCTGGTGGCGACGCTCGCCGACCTCATCATCCCGGAAACGGACACCCCCGGGGCCAGAGCCGCCCGGGTCCACGAGCACATCGATCTGGTCTTGAGTCACGAGACCGATGAGGTCCGGAAGGCATTCCTCGAGGGACTGGAGGAGGTCGACCGCCTCAGCCTCGTCCGGTACGAGAAGGAGTTTGTCCGGCTTTCCCCCGAGGACCGGGAGGCGCTGCTGAGCCGGCTTGCGGATCCGGAACCGGATCAACCTGAGGAAGGGGCGGGACACCGCTTCTTCCGGGACCTGCGCCGGAGAACGGTGTTCGCCTACTACACCTCCCGCGAGGGGATCCACCAGGAACTGGGGTACCAGGGAAAGCAGGTCCTGGCCCAATGGG
Coding sequences within it:
- a CDS encoding gluconate 2-dehydrogenase subunit 3 family protein, yielding MTAKRIRRRDALKTMAVGSSGLVRLAVSAPVAGSAPGAAAAAAQGAGGAWTPGFLTPDQGELVATLADLIIPETDTPGARAARVHEHIDLVLSHETDEVRKAFLEGLEEVDRLSLVRYEKEFVRLSPEDREALLSRLADPEPDQPEEGAGHRFFRDLRRRTVFAYYTSREGIHQELGYQGKQVLAQWEGCPHPGHHGDGD